In Oryza sativa Japonica Group chromosome 3, ASM3414082v1, one DNA window encodes the following:
- the LOC4334092 gene encoding uncharacterized protein encodes MEDAAVEEAEVSGGAAEFAPALVAAHPLGRSVAVAVGPELRVFDLKASSAVSLSDNSGGGSHSDAIRAISFSANGALFASAGDDKLVKVWKTDSWCCIRTITSEKRVSAVAISNDGTYVTFADKFGVIWLVTMGESGGEQEPTDNKPVSIFGHYCSIITSMKFSPDGRFIATADRDFKIRITSLPKKPLRGAHEIQSFCLGHTDFVSCIAFTCLSEGPSFLLSGGGDSTVRLWDYINGCLLDTCQVRDKVGELLEPNETEDNNLSVADICPTNDGLLVAVAIQSLNGVMLLACDLIAKKLSFLKVVTTEKCYIPTSLSSSFSADLLWTVMGASNMPNQATSQLCTRLKIIPHFKKDPLAGCDHVPTVLEDSEVPHGEKLLLALQGSLDIAKQEEVLASVLAALKVSMHKMLVKKHYSEERREQRKRGRNDKKIKK; translated from the exons ATGGAGGACGCCGcggtcgaggaggccgaggtgagcggcggcgcggcggagttcGCGCCGGCTCTCGTCGCCGCCCACCCGCTCGGCcgctccgtcgccgtcgccgtcgggccCGAGCTCCGCGTGTTCGATCTCAA GGCCAGCAGTGCAGTTTCATTGTCAGACAATTCTGGCGGTGGTTCTCATTCGGATGCTATAAGAGCTATCTCGTTTAGTGCAAACGGTGCTCTGTTCGCATCCGCTGGTGATGACAAGCTTGTTAAGGTCTGGAAGACTGATTCATGGTGCTGCATTCGGACCAT AACTTCTGAAAAGAGGGTCAGTGCAGTTGCTATTAGCAATGATGGCACATATGTAACTTTTGCAGATAAATTTGGTGTTATTTGGTTAGTTACCATGGGGGAAAGTGGTGGAGAGCAGGAGCCAACTGATAATAAACCTGTGTCAATTTTTGGTCACTACTGCAGTATTATTACTAGCATG AAATTCTCACCGGATGGACGATTCATTGCTACAGCTGACCGGGACTTTAAAATCCGA ATTACATCACTCCCGAAAAAGCCTTTAAGAGGGGCTCATGAGATTCAAAGTTTTTGCCTAGGACATACAGA CTTTGTATCGTGCATTGCCTTCACATGCCTTTCAGAAGGTCCGAGCTTTCTTTTGTCTGGAGGCGGTGATTCTACT GTTCGTCTATGGGACTACATAAACGGCTGCCTCCTTGATACATGTCAAGTCCGAGACAAG GTGGGAGAACTCTTAGAGCCAAATGAAACTGAAGACAACAATCTATCTGTTGCAGATATATGCCCGACTAATGATGGTTTGTTGGTTGCTGTAGCCATTCAGAG TTTAAATGGAGTAATGCTTTTAGCATGTGACCTTATTGCAAAGAAGTTATCTTTTCTAAAG GTGGTTACAACGGAAAAGTGCTATATTCCTACTAGCCTGTCTTCCAGCTTCTCAGCAGATCTTCTATGGACCGTCATGGGCGCATCGAATATGCCTAATCAGGCTACTTCCCAGTTATGTACCCGTTTGAAAATCATCCCACACTTCAAAAAGGATCCGCTAGCCGGATGTGATCATGTTCCTACAGTCTTGGAAGACAGTGAGGTGCCACATGGTGAGAAGCTCCTTCTGGCGCTGCAAGGAAGTCTTGACATTGCAAAGCAAGAAGAGGTGTTAGCTTCAGTTCTAGCTGCACTGAAAGTATCAATGCACAAGATGCTGGTAAAGAAGCACTACtcggaggaaaggagagagcaGAGGAAAAGGGGCAGAAACGATAAGAAGATCAAGAAGTAG
- the LOC136355688 gene encoding uncharacterized protein, with amino-acid sequence MDDDDDTDAAEEPQDLESPVFSLHAIAGVPVADTMQVQVTVGATTLTALLDSGSTHSFIAEEAACRTGLPVQPRPRMTATVANGEKVACPGVIRQAVLSIDGSLFTVDLFVIPLAGYDMVLGTQWMASLGPIVWDFTERTMSFQYHGRTICWAGVPSSPAPRIRVTTAASESLLDELLADFGDVFAEPKGLPLQHARDHTIVLKPDAPPVAVRPYRYPAAHKDELERQCAAMIEQGIVRRSDSAFSSPVLLIKKADGS; translated from the coding sequence atggatgacgacgacgacaccgacGCGGCTGAGGAACCGCAGGACTTGGAGTCCCCGGTGTTCTCCCTCCACGCGATCGCCGGCGTACCGGTCGCCGACACCATGCAGGTACAGGTGACCGTCGGCGCCACCACCCTCACCGCTCTCCTCGACAGCGGCTCCACCCACAGCTTCATTGCCGAGGAGGCAGCGTGCCGCACGGGTCTGCCGGTCCAGCCACGCCCACGCATGACGGCGACTGTGGCCAATGGCGAGAAGGTCGCATGTCCTGGCGTCATCCGACAGGCCGTGCTCTCCATCGACGGCTCGCTCTTCACCGTCGATCTCTTTGTCATTCCACTTGCAGGTTACGACATGGTGCTCGGCACCCAGTGGATGGCGTCTCTGGGGCCGATTGTTTGGGACTTCACGGAGCGGACGATGTCCTTCCAGTACCACGGCCGCACCATCTGCTGGGCAGGCGTGCCGTCGTCTCCTGCACCACGCATCCGAGTCACAACAGCGGCCAGCGAGTCGCTACTCGATGAGCTCCTAGCCGACTTCGGCGACGTCTTCGCCGAGCCCAAGGGGCTGCCCCTGCAGCATGCTCGAGATCACACCATCGTCCTCAAGCCGGACGCGCCCCCTGTCGCTGTTCGTCCGTACCGGTACCCGGCGGCCCATAAGGATGAACTGGAACGGCAGTGCGCCGCTATGATCGAGCAGGGCATCGTCCGCCGTAGCGACTCGGCGTTCTCTTCACCAGTCCTTCTCATTAAGAAGGCTGACGGGTCGTGA
- the LOC4334093 gene encoding uncharacterized protein, whose translation MEEEMVAVVMSCECCGLEEECTGEYVGGVRAYFGGRWLCGLCSEAVKYEAGKSSPRAPVDVEEAVRAHMAFCRMLKRGGPAERVAEGMCQMLRTASWKQRRRASGSSSSSSSPSPRAAPERHHHHRAPSTLSVQLI comes from the coding sequence atggaggaggagatggtggcggtggtgatGAGCTGCGAGTGCtgcgggctggaggaggagtgCACGGGGGAGTACGTGGGCGGCGTGAGGGCGTACTTCGGGGGGAGGTGGCTGTGCGGGCTGTGCTCGGAGGCGGTGAAGTACGAGGCCGGGAAGAGCTCGCCGCGGGCGCCCGTCGACGTGGAGGAGGCCGTGCGCGCGCACATGGCCTTCTGCCGCATGCTCAAGCGCGGCGGCCCCGCCGAGCGCGTCGCCGAGGGCATGTGCCAGATGCTGCGCACCGCCTCCtggaagcagcggcggcgcgcctccggatcctcctcgtcgtcgtcgtcgccgtcgccgcgagcCGCGCCcgagcgccaccaccaccaccgcgcgccGTCGACGCTCTCGGTCCAGCTCATCTGA
- the LOC4334091 gene encoding uncharacterized protein — protein sequence MFLRSKVQEMILRRRSRSMNSGGGGVQQSHLSGQHASSTTVSCDGGGGGAGGKSATAACALLGSPRLLHCASLPSGSHAKNGGGGGGGGGSEPETPYSMSPTSVIDAAAAFAPSPDAGGSKRRPWCDWGAGTHGLADALDCTGDDDDGHRQSVLAAASRAVKLQAQPQQQHPLLRSCSLDRRVEFGVKNKSSWLPLRVAGGEAAAAAAESPAEMQMEPSSEDYTCVISRGPNPRTVHIYGDRVVEGGGGATTAVALAGESSPRPINLPAPAREARGFLSL from the coding sequence ATGTTCCTGAGATCGAAGGTCCAGGAGATGATCCTGAGGAGGAGGTCCAGATCGAtgaacagcggcggcggcggcgtgcagcaGAGCCACCTCTCCGGCCAGCACGCGAGCTCGACGACGGTTtcgtgcgacggcggcggcggcggcgccggcggcaagaGCGCCACCGCGGCGTGTGCGTTGTTGGGGTCTCCGAGGCTGCTGCACTGTGCCTCGCTGCCTTCCGGCAGCCACGccaagaacggcggcggcggcggcggcggcggcggttcggaGCCCGAGACGCCGTACTCGATGAGCCCGACGTCCGTgatcgacgcggcggcggccttcgcGCCCAGCCCGGACGCCGGCGGAAGCAAGCGCCGGCCGTGGTGCGACTGGGGCGCCGGCACGCACGGCCTCGCCGACGCGCTCGACtgcaccggcgacgacgacgacggccacaGACAgagcgtcctcgccgccgcgtcgcgggCGGTCAAGCTGCAGGCGCaaccgcagcagcagcatcccCTGCTCAGGTCGTGCTCCCTCGATCGCCGCGTCGAGTTCGGCGTCAAGAACAAGAGCTCGTGGCTGCCGcttcgcgtcgccggcggcgaggcggcggcggcggcggcggagtcacCGGCGGAGATGCAGATGGAGCCGTCATCGGAGGACTACACCTGCGTCATCTCCCGCGGGCCGAACCCGAGGACGGTGCACATCTACGGCGACCGCGtcgtggagggcggcggcggcgccaccaccgccgtagCGCTCGCCGGCGAGAGCTCGCCGCGGCCGATCAatttgccggcgccggcgcgtgaAGCGAGAGGCTTCTTGAGCTTGTGA
- the LOC107280391 gene encoding uncharacterized protein, producing MGDPNDLKTSVEALTTAMKEMQASIAANAKAIAALSSGRTSSSGATTDSGEPRTVRPPRFQKMDFPRYDGKSDPLTFLNWCESYFHQQRIMDEEKVWMASYNLEDGAQLWYMQVQADEGKPSWRRFRELLVLRYGPPLRSAPLFELADCRRTTTVEDYQDHFQALLPRAGRLTKAQRVQLFTGGLLPPLSLKVQMQNPQSLVTAMSLARQFELMEQCTATLAKAPGHGILPTLGPRQAPPQPPAPRAASPPVLIDGRPVKRLSQAEQDERRRLGLCFNCWN from the coding sequence ATGGGTGACCCCAATGACCTCAAGACCTCCGTGGAGGCTCTCACCACCGCCATGAAGGAGATGCAGGCCTCGATCGCCGCCAACGCCAAGGCCATTGCCGCCCTCTCCTCCGGCCGCACCTCATCCTCGGGCGCCACGACAGACTCCGGCGAACCCCGCACCGTCCGGCCGCCGCGATTTCAGAAAATGGATTTCCCGCGCTATGATGGGAAGTCCGATCCGCTCACCTTCCTCAATTGGTGTGAGTCGTACTTCCACCAACAACGGATCATGGACGAAGAGAAGGTTTGGATGGCGTCCTACAACCTTGAAGATGGTGCACAGCTATGGTACATGCAAGTCCAGGCGGATGAGGGTAAACCGTCGTGGCGTCGCTTCCGGGAACTCCTCGTCCTACGGTACGGGCCGCCACTCCGTTCGGCTCCCCTCTTCGAGTTAGCCGACTGCCGCCGCACTACCACCGTGGAGGACTACCAGGACCACTTCCAAGCGCTCCtgccccgcgccggccgcctgaCGAAGGCACAACGGGTTCAGCTCTTCACCGGCGGTCTGCTTCCTCCGCTCAGTCTCAAGGTCCAGATGCAGAATCCGCAGTCCCTCGTCACCGCCATGAGTTTGGCTCGGCAGTTCGAGCTGATGGAGCAGTGCACTGCCACCCTGGCCAAAGCCCCTGGCCACGGGATACTGCCGACGCTGGGTCCGCGCCAGGCCCCGCCCCAGCCGCCGGCGCCTAGGGCCGCATCGCCCCCTGTCCTCATCGACGGTCGCCCGGTGAAGCGGCTCTCTCAGGCGGAGCAGGACGAGCGTCGCCGCCTCGGGCTATGCTTTaactgttggaattaa
- the LOC4334094 gene encoding uncharacterized protein, with translation MDEREMAARRAPSAATTPPTTATRCSTTASSCSSNSNPSVSAAAARTPPPTIVVPWDGVAGGGGCYYPGCRKDANCACEMCLASINATRDLLPPEAASARRWFAAAARDRKPAPRPLFGGADTTPHGSSVTEPWTPPMRSTAKSRRPRQQQEAAGGGGGGAGRKTPGGSHDWALYTATVLGFLLLLWVDSGLVPEIAARGFGPKLSPEAVARLATEARLAPGGLSHKLRALERMLGQLVGGEKGISNCSSHDSVWQFEQNDQRVFYWRCAVYKSAAEEVTVWGSPLRTSGLLPRALPARHLTILSGKITEWSDGRVWPTVRASNGSSWSYGGRSSPAVRLEAETWVVEYQRSVVFEGTRLIPAAAELVASRCSAVARRARQRLARRRFHGGAGGIQANPT, from the exons ATGGACGAGAGGGAGATGGCGGCGAGGagagcgccgagcgccgccaccACGCCACCGACCACCGCCACGCGCTGCTCCACCACCgcgtcctcctgctcctcgAACTCCAACCCCagcgtgtcggcggcggcggcgcggacgccgccgcccaccataGTCGTGCCGTGGGATGGGgttgcgggaggaggagggtgctACTACCCGGGATGCCGCAAGGACGCCAACTGCGCGTGCGAGATGTGCCTCGCCAGCATCAACGCCACCAGggacctcctcccgccggaggccgcctccgcgcggaggtggttcgccgcggcggccaggGACAGGAAGCCCGCTCCGCGCCCGCTCTTCGGCGGCGCCGACACGACGCCGCACGGCTCCTCCGTCACGGAGCCGTGGACGCCGCCGATGCGGTCCACCGCGAAGTCGAGGAGGCCCCGGCAGCagcaggaggcggccggcggcggcggtggcggcgccgggaggAAGACCCCCGGGGGATCGCATGACTGGGCCCTCTACACGGCCACGGTTCTTgggttcctcctcctcctctgggtGGACTCCGGCCTCGTCCCGGAGATCGCGGCGAGGGGCTTCGGCCCCAAGCTCTCGCCGGAGGCCGTGGCACGGCTGGCCACGGAGGCGCGCCTCGCGCCGGGCGGCCTGAGCCACAAGCTCCGCGCCCTGGAGCGGATGCTCGGgcagctcgtcggcggcgagaaggGGATCTCCAACTGCAGCTCGCACGATTCCGTCTGGCAATTCGAGCAG AATGATCAGCGCGTGTTCTACTGGCGCTGCGCCGTGTACaagtcggcggcggaggaggtgaccGTGTGGGGGAGCCCACTCCGCacctccggcctcctcccccgcgcgctcCCGGCACGGCACCTCACCATCCTCTCCGGCAAGATCACCGAG TGGTCCGACGGGAGGGTGTGGCCGACGGTGAGGGCGAGCAACGGCAGCTCGTGGAGCTACGGTgggcggagctcgccggcggtgagGCTGGAGGCCGAGACGTGGGTGGTGGAGTACCAGAGGAGCGTGGTGTTCGAGGGGACGCGGCTGatccccgccgcggcggagctGGTGGCGTCCAGGTgctcggcggtggcgaggcgggcTCGCCAGAGGCTGGCCAGGCGACGgttccacggcggcgccggcgggattcAGGCGAACCCGACCTGA